A region from the Etheostoma spectabile isolate EspeVRDwgs_2016 chromosome 9, UIUC_Espe_1.0, whole genome shotgun sequence genome encodes:
- the tgfbr3 gene encoding transforming growth factor beta receptor type 3 isoform X2 has product MMAGRFPIPFLLLAICCLATAGPLFRSPCELLPVGVGHPVQATLRSFTALSGCASRGTTSLPQEVHIINLRGHVPEGPDNSPAEVELHLKPIQSLLRHQKPLVFVLNSPQPLIWKIKTENLAQGIKHTFHVSEGSEVYFQPGNFSLSCQIQKETLPHGNEHLLNWAQKKYRAVTSFSELRMTQDIYIKVGEDPLFSDTCKIDTKFLSLNYLGGYVEPQTSKGCVLSGPDKDQEVHIIELQAPNSSSAFQVDVIVDLRPLGDDALLHRDIVLLLKCVKSVNWVIKAHSVIGKLNVVASDTVSVSSSTERLMQVSKSPKQHLPSGSQALIKWAGEHGYSPVTSYTNTPVANHFNIRLREPDVVDPLESMLPPELSILHDSSPHLRAGADSQRSGLPFPFPPSISDTLPYLHPSFDNQPRDNGEPEEHQGVLSVGLSVRCEDKRMVVSIDKESLQANGFAHANLTLQDPACKATVNATHYTLETPLTGCLTTVYPMQGSPMALHINSVLISHAETKDGSGGPLDYDDLESGDVLFPRDSTELERTSTEPKEHQSVIVFNCTYRKNQETSATLPWIVPGPGRQPVSNVTFNMELYNTLPFNNPSRQPFYTVSQKQEVFVEITSATSDPELGFTIISCFISPNSNPNVASVYTLIETVCPTDDSIKYYPQRDFPVPHTQAEKKSFSFTFNSKFNMSLLFLHCEMSLCSKRSQSNQRHPPCLQPSQTCDSLTLDNIVELMMNTKTSSKPLVVVDGPGQPDETVTPLHKSTEIPKDPSDNTLYVLDTPTVVGIAFAAFVIGALLTGALWFIYSHTGETAGTQPVQKSQPASENSSAAHSIGSTQSTPCSSSSTA; this is encoded by the exons GTGGAGCTGCATTTGAAGCCGATTCAGTCTTTGTTACGCCACCAGAAACCACTGGTCTTTGTGCTCAACTCCCCCCAACCACTGATCTGGAAGATCAAGACAGAGAACCTGGCCCAGGGCATTAAGCATACCTTTCAT GTATCTGAGGGCTCAGAGGTCTACTTTCAGCCGGGAAACTTCTCCCTCTCCTGCCAGATCCAGAAGGAGACCCTTCCCCATGGCAACGAGCACCTCCTCAACTGGGCCCAGAAGAAGTACAGGGCAGTCACCTCTTTCTCTGAGCTCAGGATGACTCAAGACATCTACATCAAAGTCGGAGAAG ATCCACTGTTTTCTGACACTTGCAAGATTGATACCAAGTTCTTGTCTCTGAACTACCTGGGAGGCTACGTGGAGCCACAGACATCAAAGGGTTGTGTCCTGTCTGGACCCGACAAAGACCAAGAAGTCCACATCATTGAGCTCCAAGCCCCTAACTCCAGCAG TGCTTTCCAGGTGGATGTCATAGTGGATCTACGGCCTCTGGGGGACGATGCCCTGCTGCATCGTGACATAGTCTTGTTGCTCAAGTGCGTCAAGTCTGTCAACTGGGTCATCAAGGCCCACAGTGTGATTGGCAAGCTGAATGTAGTG GCCTCTGACACTGTGAGTGTTAGTTCAAGTACGGAGAGACTGATGCAAGTGTCAAAATCCCCCAAGCAGCACTTGCCATCAGGGTCACAAGCCTTAATCAAGTGGGCAGGGGAGCATGGCTACAGTCCAGTCACATCTTATACCAACACTCCTGTGGCTAACCACTTCAATATCAGACTTAGAGAGCCAG ATGTGGTGGATCCTCTGGAGAGCATGTTACCCCCAGAGCTCTCCATCCTGCATGACTCCAGTCCTCATCTAAGAGCTGGAGCTGATTCACAACGCTCCGGTTTGCCGTTTCCCTTCCCTCCATCTATCTCTGACACCCTGCCCTACCTGCACCCCTCCTTCGACAACCAGCCCAGGGACAACGGAGAGCCGGAGGAGCATCAGGGCGTTCTTAGTGTTGGCCTCAGTGTGCGGTGTGAGGACAAGAGGATGGTAGTCAGCATTGATAAAGAAAGCCTGCAA GCAAATGGGTTTGCTCATGCCAACCTCACCCTGCAAGACCCAGCTTGCAAAGCAACAGTCAATGCCACCCACTACACACTGGAAACTCCACTGACTGGCTGTCTGACCACTGTATATCCCATGCAGGGTAGCCCAATGGCCCTCCACATCAACTCT GTTTTGATAAGTCATGCTGAGACTAAGGATGGGAGTGGTGGGCCGCTGGATTATGATGATCTGGAATCTGGAGATGTGCTGTTCCCGAGGGACTCCACAGAGTTAGAGAGGACCTCTACGGAGCCCAAAGAGCACCAGTCGGTCATAGTG TTCAATTGCACGTACCGAAAGAACCAGGAAACCTCAGCAACACTTCCCTGGATTGTACCAGGACCAGGGAGGCAACCAGTCAGCAACGTGACATTTAACATGGAGTTGTACAACACACTGCCGTTCAACAACCCTTCACGCCAGCCTTTCTACACTGTTTCTCAAAAGCAGGAAGTCTTTGTGGAG ATCACATCAGCCACATCAGATCCGGAGCTGGGGTTCACCATCATATCGTGCTTCATTTCTCCCAACTCCAACCCCAATGTGGCCTCAGTCTACACTCTCATTGAGACAGTCTGCCCCACAGACGACTCTATCAAATACTATCCTCAGAGGGACTTCCCTGTCCCTCACACTCAGGCGGAGAAGAAAAGTTTCAGCTTCACCTTCAACTCAAAGTTCAACATGTCCCTTCTTTTCCTGCACTGCGAGATGTCTCTGTGCTCCAAGAGATCTCAGAGTAACCAACGACATCCGCCG TGCTTACAACCCAGCCAGACCTGTGATTCTCTTACTCTGGACAATATCGTGGAGCTAATGATGAATACCAAGACGTCTTCCaagccgctggttgtggtggatgGACCTGGTCAACCAGACGAAACAG ttACTCCGCTTCACAAATCAACTGAAATCCCAAAGGATCCTTCTGACAATA CACTGTACGTGCTGGACACTCCGACAGTGGTGGGAATTGCCTTTGCAGCCTTTGTGATTGGGGCTCTGTTGACCGGAGCCCTGTGGTTTATCTACTCACACACAG GTGAGACAGCTGGCACGCAGCCGGTCCAGAAGTCCCAGCCGGCCTCAGAAAACAGCAGCGCAGCCCACAGTATCGGTAGCACACAAAGCACGCCCTGCTCCAGCAGCAGCACGGCGTAG
- the tgfbr3 gene encoding transforming growth factor beta receptor type 3 isoform X1: MMAGRFPIPFLLLAICCLATAGPLFRSPCELLPVGVGHPVQATLRSFTALSGCASRGTTSLPQEVHIINLRGHVPEGPDNSPAEVELHLKPIQSLLRHQKPLVFVLNSPQPLIWKIKTENLAQGIKHTFHVSEGSEVYFQPGNFSLSCQIQKETLPHGNEHLLNWAQKKYRAVTSFSELRMTQDIYIKVGEDPLFSDTCKIDTKFLSLNYLGGYVEPQTSKGCVLSGPDKDQEVHIIELQAPNSSSAFQVDVIVDLRPLGDDALLHRDIVLLLKCVKSVNWVIKAHSVIGKLNVVASDTVSVSSSTERLMQVSKSPKQHLPSGSQALIKWAGEHGYSPVTSYTNTPVANHFNIRLREPDVVDPLESMLPPELSILHDSSPHLRAGADSQRSGLPFPFPPSISDTLPYLHPSFDNQPRDNGEPEEHQGVLSVGLSVRCEDKRMVVSIDKESLQANGFAHANLTLQDPACKATVNATHYTLETPLTGCLTTVYPMQGSPMALHINSVLISHAETKDGSGGPLDYDDLESGDVLFPRDSTELERTSTEPKEHQSVIVFNCTYRKNQETSATLPWIVPGPGRQPVSNVTFNMELYNTLPFNNPSRQPFYTVSQKQEVFVEITSATSDPELGFTIISCFISPNSNPNVASVYTLIETVCPTDDSIKYYPQRDFPVPHTQAEKKSFSFTFNSKFNMSLLFLHCEMSLCSKRSQSNQRHPPCLQPSQTCDSLTLDNIVELMMNTKTSSKPLVVVDGPGQPDETVTPLHKSTEIPKDPSDNNTLYVLDTPTVVGIAFAAFVIGALLTGALWFIYSHTGETAGTQPVQKSQPASENSSAAHSIGSTQSTPCSSSSTA; this comes from the exons GTGGAGCTGCATTTGAAGCCGATTCAGTCTTTGTTACGCCACCAGAAACCACTGGTCTTTGTGCTCAACTCCCCCCAACCACTGATCTGGAAGATCAAGACAGAGAACCTGGCCCAGGGCATTAAGCATACCTTTCAT GTATCTGAGGGCTCAGAGGTCTACTTTCAGCCGGGAAACTTCTCCCTCTCCTGCCAGATCCAGAAGGAGACCCTTCCCCATGGCAACGAGCACCTCCTCAACTGGGCCCAGAAGAAGTACAGGGCAGTCACCTCTTTCTCTGAGCTCAGGATGACTCAAGACATCTACATCAAAGTCGGAGAAG ATCCACTGTTTTCTGACACTTGCAAGATTGATACCAAGTTCTTGTCTCTGAACTACCTGGGAGGCTACGTGGAGCCACAGACATCAAAGGGTTGTGTCCTGTCTGGACCCGACAAAGACCAAGAAGTCCACATCATTGAGCTCCAAGCCCCTAACTCCAGCAG TGCTTTCCAGGTGGATGTCATAGTGGATCTACGGCCTCTGGGGGACGATGCCCTGCTGCATCGTGACATAGTCTTGTTGCTCAAGTGCGTCAAGTCTGTCAACTGGGTCATCAAGGCCCACAGTGTGATTGGCAAGCTGAATGTAGTG GCCTCTGACACTGTGAGTGTTAGTTCAAGTACGGAGAGACTGATGCAAGTGTCAAAATCCCCCAAGCAGCACTTGCCATCAGGGTCACAAGCCTTAATCAAGTGGGCAGGGGAGCATGGCTACAGTCCAGTCACATCTTATACCAACACTCCTGTGGCTAACCACTTCAATATCAGACTTAGAGAGCCAG ATGTGGTGGATCCTCTGGAGAGCATGTTACCCCCAGAGCTCTCCATCCTGCATGACTCCAGTCCTCATCTAAGAGCTGGAGCTGATTCACAACGCTCCGGTTTGCCGTTTCCCTTCCCTCCATCTATCTCTGACACCCTGCCCTACCTGCACCCCTCCTTCGACAACCAGCCCAGGGACAACGGAGAGCCGGAGGAGCATCAGGGCGTTCTTAGTGTTGGCCTCAGTGTGCGGTGTGAGGACAAGAGGATGGTAGTCAGCATTGATAAAGAAAGCCTGCAA GCAAATGGGTTTGCTCATGCCAACCTCACCCTGCAAGACCCAGCTTGCAAAGCAACAGTCAATGCCACCCACTACACACTGGAAACTCCACTGACTGGCTGTCTGACCACTGTATATCCCATGCAGGGTAGCCCAATGGCCCTCCACATCAACTCT GTTTTGATAAGTCATGCTGAGACTAAGGATGGGAGTGGTGGGCCGCTGGATTATGATGATCTGGAATCTGGAGATGTGCTGTTCCCGAGGGACTCCACAGAGTTAGAGAGGACCTCTACGGAGCCCAAAGAGCACCAGTCGGTCATAGTG TTCAATTGCACGTACCGAAAGAACCAGGAAACCTCAGCAACACTTCCCTGGATTGTACCAGGACCAGGGAGGCAACCAGTCAGCAACGTGACATTTAACATGGAGTTGTACAACACACTGCCGTTCAACAACCCTTCACGCCAGCCTTTCTACACTGTTTCTCAAAAGCAGGAAGTCTTTGTGGAG ATCACATCAGCCACATCAGATCCGGAGCTGGGGTTCACCATCATATCGTGCTTCATTTCTCCCAACTCCAACCCCAATGTGGCCTCAGTCTACACTCTCATTGAGACAGTCTGCCCCACAGACGACTCTATCAAATACTATCCTCAGAGGGACTTCCCTGTCCCTCACACTCAGGCGGAGAAGAAAAGTTTCAGCTTCACCTTCAACTCAAAGTTCAACATGTCCCTTCTTTTCCTGCACTGCGAGATGTCTCTGTGCTCCAAGAGATCTCAGAGTAACCAACGACATCCGCCG TGCTTACAACCCAGCCAGACCTGTGATTCTCTTACTCTGGACAATATCGTGGAGCTAATGATGAATACCAAGACGTCTTCCaagccgctggttgtggtggatgGACCTGGTCAACCAGACGAAACAG ttACTCCGCTTCACAAATCAACTGAAATCCCAAAGGATCCTTCTGACAATA ATACACTGTACGTGCTGGACACTCCGACAGTGGTGGGAATTGCCTTTGCAGCCTTTGTGATTGGGGCTCTGTTGACCGGAGCCCTGTGGTTTATCTACTCACACACAG GTGAGACAGCTGGCACGCAGCCGGTCCAGAAGTCCCAGCCGGCCTCAGAAAACAGCAGCGCAGCCCACAGTATCGGTAGCACACAAAGCACGCCCTGCTCCAGCAGCAGCACGGCGTAG
- the tgfbr3 gene encoding transforming growth factor beta receptor type 3 isoform X3 — protein sequence MMAGRFPIPFLLLAICCLATAGPLFRSPCELLPVGVGHPVQATLRSFTALSGCASRGTTSLPQEVHIINLRGHVPEGPDNSPAEVELHLKPIQSLLRHQKPLVFVLNSPQPLIWKIKTENLAQGIKHTFHVSEGSEVYFQPGNFSLSCQIQKETLPHGNEHLLNWAQKKYRAVTSFSELRMTQDIYIKVGEDPLFSDTCKIDTKFLSLNYLGGYVEPQTSKGCVLSGPDKDQEVHIIELQAPNSSSAFQVDVIVDLRPLGDDALLHRDIVLLLKCVKSVNWVIKAHSVIGKLNVVASDTVSVSSSTERLMQVSKSPKQHLPSGSQALIKWAGEHGYSPVTSYTNTPVANHFNIRLREPDVVDPLESMLPPELSILHDSSPHLRAGADSQRSGLPFPFPPSISDTLPYLHPSFDNQPRDNGEPEEHQGVLSVGLSVRCEDKRMVVSIDKESLQANGFAHANLTLQDPACKATVNATHYTLETPLTGCLTTVYPMQGSPMALHINSVLISHAETKDGSGGPLDYDDLESGDVLFPRDSTELERTSTEPKEHQSVIVFNCTYRKNQETSATLPWIVPGPGRQPVSNVTFNMELYNTLPFNNPSRQPFYTVSQKQEVFVEITSATSDPELGFTIISCFISPNSNPNVASVYTLIETVCPTDDSIKYYPQRDFPVPHTQAEKKSFSFTFNSKFNMSLLFLHCEMSLCSKRSQSNQRHPPCLQPSQTCDSLTLDNIVELMMNTKTSSKPLVVVDGPGQPDETDTLYVLDTPTVVGIAFAAFVIGALLTGALWFIYSHTGETAGTQPVQKSQPASENSSAAHSIGSTQSTPCSSSSTA from the exons GTGGAGCTGCATTTGAAGCCGATTCAGTCTTTGTTACGCCACCAGAAACCACTGGTCTTTGTGCTCAACTCCCCCCAACCACTGATCTGGAAGATCAAGACAGAGAACCTGGCCCAGGGCATTAAGCATACCTTTCAT GTATCTGAGGGCTCAGAGGTCTACTTTCAGCCGGGAAACTTCTCCCTCTCCTGCCAGATCCAGAAGGAGACCCTTCCCCATGGCAACGAGCACCTCCTCAACTGGGCCCAGAAGAAGTACAGGGCAGTCACCTCTTTCTCTGAGCTCAGGATGACTCAAGACATCTACATCAAAGTCGGAGAAG ATCCACTGTTTTCTGACACTTGCAAGATTGATACCAAGTTCTTGTCTCTGAACTACCTGGGAGGCTACGTGGAGCCACAGACATCAAAGGGTTGTGTCCTGTCTGGACCCGACAAAGACCAAGAAGTCCACATCATTGAGCTCCAAGCCCCTAACTCCAGCAG TGCTTTCCAGGTGGATGTCATAGTGGATCTACGGCCTCTGGGGGACGATGCCCTGCTGCATCGTGACATAGTCTTGTTGCTCAAGTGCGTCAAGTCTGTCAACTGGGTCATCAAGGCCCACAGTGTGATTGGCAAGCTGAATGTAGTG GCCTCTGACACTGTGAGTGTTAGTTCAAGTACGGAGAGACTGATGCAAGTGTCAAAATCCCCCAAGCAGCACTTGCCATCAGGGTCACAAGCCTTAATCAAGTGGGCAGGGGAGCATGGCTACAGTCCAGTCACATCTTATACCAACACTCCTGTGGCTAACCACTTCAATATCAGACTTAGAGAGCCAG ATGTGGTGGATCCTCTGGAGAGCATGTTACCCCCAGAGCTCTCCATCCTGCATGACTCCAGTCCTCATCTAAGAGCTGGAGCTGATTCACAACGCTCCGGTTTGCCGTTTCCCTTCCCTCCATCTATCTCTGACACCCTGCCCTACCTGCACCCCTCCTTCGACAACCAGCCCAGGGACAACGGAGAGCCGGAGGAGCATCAGGGCGTTCTTAGTGTTGGCCTCAGTGTGCGGTGTGAGGACAAGAGGATGGTAGTCAGCATTGATAAAGAAAGCCTGCAA GCAAATGGGTTTGCTCATGCCAACCTCACCCTGCAAGACCCAGCTTGCAAAGCAACAGTCAATGCCACCCACTACACACTGGAAACTCCACTGACTGGCTGTCTGACCACTGTATATCCCATGCAGGGTAGCCCAATGGCCCTCCACATCAACTCT GTTTTGATAAGTCATGCTGAGACTAAGGATGGGAGTGGTGGGCCGCTGGATTATGATGATCTGGAATCTGGAGATGTGCTGTTCCCGAGGGACTCCACAGAGTTAGAGAGGACCTCTACGGAGCCCAAAGAGCACCAGTCGGTCATAGTG TTCAATTGCACGTACCGAAAGAACCAGGAAACCTCAGCAACACTTCCCTGGATTGTACCAGGACCAGGGAGGCAACCAGTCAGCAACGTGACATTTAACATGGAGTTGTACAACACACTGCCGTTCAACAACCCTTCACGCCAGCCTTTCTACACTGTTTCTCAAAAGCAGGAAGTCTTTGTGGAG ATCACATCAGCCACATCAGATCCGGAGCTGGGGTTCACCATCATATCGTGCTTCATTTCTCCCAACTCCAACCCCAATGTGGCCTCAGTCTACACTCTCATTGAGACAGTCTGCCCCACAGACGACTCTATCAAATACTATCCTCAGAGGGACTTCCCTGTCCCTCACACTCAGGCGGAGAAGAAAAGTTTCAGCTTCACCTTCAACTCAAAGTTCAACATGTCCCTTCTTTTCCTGCACTGCGAGATGTCTCTGTGCTCCAAGAGATCTCAGAGTAACCAACGACATCCGCCG TGCTTACAACCCAGCCAGACCTGTGATTCTCTTACTCTGGACAATATCGTGGAGCTAATGATGAATACCAAGACGTCTTCCaagccgctggttgtggtggatgGACCTGGTCAACCAGACGAAACAG ATACACTGTACGTGCTGGACACTCCGACAGTGGTGGGAATTGCCTTTGCAGCCTTTGTGATTGGGGCTCTGTTGACCGGAGCCCTGTGGTTTATCTACTCACACACAG GTGAGACAGCTGGCACGCAGCCGGTCCAGAAGTCCCAGCCGGCCTCAGAAAACAGCAGCGCAGCCCACAGTATCGGTAGCACACAAAGCACGCCCTGCTCCAGCAGCAGCACGGCGTAG